A genomic segment from Thermodesulfovibrionales bacterium encodes:
- a CDS encoding radical SAM protein produces MKEEISIEIKVTDRCNLTCFHCVNKDGARPLNGDFFCGERFKEITMQWADEQDKSPFKVREVRMTGGEPLMNIRAVAEIAEICTVLGIETGVNTNATLLDAHTARIMKDAGIRTVKASFDASNEDTYQLMRGTGSSLKKTISGIEAAVKTRFHVILRLTLCSYNRQQLLDCYRMARDLGASRLQIKPLVSSGRAVGSGAFLSHEDLKEAFAELSDAAKDSLAEPEILCWPLAESSGLRSRICASLNKIYISTSGRVSVCNYLSQSDFIGNIESETLNDILSRRNINVYTSDKGHDILSGCPQIKYFDSR; encoded by the coding sequence ATGAAAGAAGAAATTTCCATCGAGATCAAGGTCACAGATCGCTGCAATCTTACTTGTTTCCATTGCGTTAATAAGGATGGAGCCCGCCCCCTTAACGGAGATTTTTTTTGCGGCGAACGTTTTAAAGAAATAACCATGCAGTGGGCTGATGAGCAGGATAAATCGCCTTTTAAAGTAAGGGAGGTCAGGATGACGGGGGGAGAGCCTCTCATGAATATCCGCGCCGTTGCGGAGATTGCAGAGATATGCACCGTCCTCGGGATCGAGACGGGCGTAAATACTAATGCAACCCTGTTAGACGCTCACACGGCACGTATTATGAAGGATGCGGGAATAAGAACTGTGAAGGCATCCTTTGATGCTTCTAATGAGGACACTTACCAACTGATGAGAGGGACGGGCTCTTCCTTAAAAAAAACCATATCAGGCATAGAAGCAGCTGTTAAAACGAGATTCCACGTCATACTCAGACTTACCCTCTGTTCCTACAATAGGCAACAACTGCTGGACTGTTATCGGATGGCCAGAGACCTTGGGGCAAGCAGGCTCCAGATAAAGCCTTTAGTCAGCTCCGGGCGCGCTGTCGGATCGGGGGCATTCCTGAGTCACGAAGACCTGAAGGAGGCCTTTGCCGAACTATCGGATGCGGCAAAGGATTCCCTGGCCGAACCCGAAATCCTTTGCTGGCCGCTGGCGGAAAGTTCGGGACTGAGGAGCAGGATATGCGCAAGCCTGAATAAAATTTATATCTCAACGAGCGGTCGCGTATCCGTTTGTAACTATCTTTCGCAATCAGACTTTATAGGCAATATAGAGAGCGAGACTCTAAATGATATACTTAGCCGTCGAAATATTAATGTCTATACAAGTGATAAAGGCCATGACATCCTTTCAGGCTGCCCCCAGATCAAGTATTTTGATTCTCGGTGA